A stretch of Gossypium hirsutum isolate 1008001.06 chromosome A06, Gossypium_hirsutum_v2.1, whole genome shotgun sequence DNA encodes these proteins:
- the LOC107963333 gene encoding uncharacterized protein codes for MGKLSHRFIGSYQILKRVGPVAYQLELPLELDRIHDIFHVWMLRRYRSYPTHIVPVEEIEVRPDLTFEEEPIQILDHDVKILRRKSIPLVKVLWRNHSTEKATWVLEN; via the coding sequence ATGGGCAAGTTGAGTCATcgatttattgggtcgtatcagATTCTGAAGCGAGTGGGACCAGTCGCATATCAGTTGGAGCTTCCTCTAGAGTTGGATCGTATACATGACATATTTCACGTGTGGATGTTGAGACGCTATCGCTCCTATCCTACTCACATTGTTCCTGTGgaagagattgaggttagaccagatttgaCGTTTGAGGAGGAGCCAATTCAGATTTTAGATCACGATGTTAAGATTCTACGTAGGAAATCTATTCCCTTGGTGAAGGTGTTGTggcggaatcatagcactgagaaGGCTACTTGGGTGCTAGAGAATTAG